One Mycosarcoma maydis chromosome 9, whole genome shotgun sequence DNA window includes the following coding sequences:
- a CDS encoding 40S ribosomal protein eS8 → MGITRDSRHKRSATGARRAYYRKKRAFELGRQAANTRIGAKRIHTVRVRGGNLKHRALRLESGNFAWGSEHITAKTRVLGVVYNASNNELVRTNTLVKGCIVQVDATPFRQAYEKHYGQPVTTKRRAAGQGAAEANADEAKLSNNVTRKLENRRKEGKLDSLVEQQFGAGRLYAAVSSRPGQSGRCDGYILEGKELEFYVRRLKASKGKQ, encoded by the coding sequence ATGGGtatcactcgtgactcgcgacACAAGCGATCGGCCACCGGTGCTCGCCGCGCCTACTACCGTAAGAAGCGCGccttcgagctcggtcgTCAGGCTGCCAACACGCGTATCGGTGCCAAGCGCATCCACACTGTCCGCGTTCGTGGTGGCAACCTTAAGCACCGCGCTCTGCGTCTCGAGTCTGGCAACTTTGCCTGGGGTTCCGAGCACATCACTGCCAAGACGCGTGTTCTCGGTGTCGTCTACAACGCCTCGAACAACGAGCTTGTGCGTACCAACACGCTCGTCAAGGGCTGCATCGTCCAGGTCGACGCCACCCCTTTCCGCCAGGCTTACGAGAAGCACTATGGTCAGCCCGTGACCACCAAGCGTCGTGCTGCTGGTCAGGGTGCCGCCGAAGCCAACGCCGACGAGGCTAAGCTTTCCAACAACGTCACGCGAAAGCTCGAGAACCGCCGCAAGGAGGGTAAGCTCGAttcgctcgtcgagcagcagttCGGTGCCGGTCGTCTCTACGCCGCCGTCTCGTCGCGTCCCGGTCAGTCGGGTCGCTGCGACGGTTACATCCTCGAGggcaaggagctcgagttCTACGTCCGTCGTCTTAAGGCTTCCAAGGGCAAGCAGTAG
- a CDS encoding uncharacterized protein (related to TNA1 - high affinity nicotinic acid plasma membrane permease) → MSYRTPDSASIEKKDDTRLEDGVIIAPVLTAGTTNADAVATTVEDPKETARLIRRLDWHVLPICSVLYLFSFLDRSSLGNARVLGMETSLRLTGEQYAAALSVFFALYCLLEVPSNLILKKIGAKKWIPSIVVAWGIAMLLTGTSTNFAALFVWRLLLGAAEAGLFPGITYYLTILYPRRSIQLRVGLFFSAATIAGAFGGLLAFGLAKVEVGSTEGWQWIFFVEGALTILVGVISYFVLFDGLEKAPFLSESEKVYMSDRVHFDGNDIPMNDEFAWKFVWAGLKDWKTLFTLICYVTTITPLYSTALTLPTILKTSLKYNSVDANLYTVPVYTVAAITVVIFAYLADRTGIRFPFICLGTLISGIGWGLSLHYGRTNPKIAYGAQFISAAGSYAAFPGVVASLTQTVGGKTKRSVCIAIIVGFGGLAGTISSNIFPKKQGPYFHRAHYINIAMNGVAFCSALAFAGLLYLANIQKQKKIDSGEAARYSKEEIADMGDESPYFKYRY, encoded by the coding sequence ATGTCGTATCGTACCCCCGACTCGGCTTCCATCGAGAAGAAGGATGACACGCGCCTCGAGGATGGTGTCATTATAGCACCCGTCCTGACAGCAGGTAccaccaacgccgacgcGGTCGCCACCACGGTTGAGGACCCTAAGGAGACCGCTCGTCTCATCCGAAGGCTGGACTGGCACGTCCTTCCCATCTGCTCGGTTTTATACCTTTTTTCGTTCCTGGATCGATCTAGTCTGGGTAACGCCCGAGTGCTTGGAATGGAGACGTCATTGCGCCTAACCGGCGAGCAGTATGCTGCTGCACTCTCGGTCTTCTTTGCACTTTACTGTCTGCTCGAGGTACCTTCGAATCTGATCCTCAAAAAGATCGGTGCGAAAAAGTGGATTCCAAGCATCGTGGTAGCCTGGGGTATTGCCATGCTCCTCACTGGTACATCGACCAACTTTGCTGCTCTCTTCGTCTGGCGTCTCCTCTTGGGTGCTGCCGAGGCGGGTCTCTTCCCTGGTATCACGTACTATCTCACCATTCTCTACCCGCGTAGGTCGATTCAGCTCCGAGTTGGTCTTTTCTTCTCGGCTGCTACTATCGCCGGTGCTTTCGGTGGTCTCCTCGCTTTCGGTctcgccaaggtcgaggtAGGATCGACCGAAGGGTGGCAATGGATTTTCTTTGTCGAGGGTGCACTTACGATCCTTGTGGGCGTTATTTCCTACTTTGTGCTCTTTGACGGGCTCGAGAAGGCTCCCTTcttgagcgagagcgagaaggTGTACATGAGCGACCGAGTTCACTTTGACGGAAACGACATTCCCATGAACGACGAGTTCGCCTGGAAGTTCGTCTGGGCTGGTCTTAAGGACTGGAAGACGCTCTTCACCCTGATCTGCTACGTCACCACCATTACGCCCCTCTACTCGACTGCACTTACCCTCCCCACCATCCTTAAGACTTCTCTCAAGTACAATTCTGTTGACGCCAACCTGTACACCGTTCCCGTGTACACCGTTGCCGCCATTACGGTGGTTATCTTTGCCTATCTTGCCGACCGCACCGGTATTCGATTCCCGTTCATCTGCCTCGGCACACTTATCTCTGGTATTGGCTGGGGTCTCTCGCTGCACTACGGCAGGACGAACCCGAAGATCGCATATGGTGCTCAGTTCATCTCTGCTGCCGGCTCTTACGCCGCATTCCCTGGTGTAGTTGCATCGCTTACCCAGACCGTCGGCGGTAAGACCAAGCGATCGGTCTGCATCGCCATTATCGTCGGCTTTGGCGGTCTTGCCGGTACTATCTCGAGCAACATCTTCCCCAAGAAACAGGGTCCGTACTTCCACCGCGCTCACTACATCAACATTGCCATGAACGGTGTTGCCTTTTGCTCGGCTCTCGCGTTTGCCGGTCTTCTCTACCTTGCCAACATTCAGAAGCAAAAGAAGATCGACTCGGGTGAGGCGGCGCGCTACTCCAAGGAGGAGATCGCCGACATGGGTGACGAGTCGCCTTACTTCAAGTACCGCTACTAG
- a CDS encoding putative valine--tRNA ligase, which translates to MSSATPTPTAAAPEQQQQPSGSSQNDATAATAAAADVAASPSADTPLGPDGQPLTKSAMKKLAKLKEKEAKQAAKDALKSDKPAQNAAGSGAAKKEKPKKEVKQEPEWVNNTVPGEKKDLSGPMESGYNPLHVEQSWYQWWEKSNHFKPAEPTESDPYDPEKTFIIPAPPPNVTGSLHIGHALTISIQDTLIRWYRMNGYRTLFNPGYDHAGIATQSVVEKRLAKTEGKSRHDYGREKFLEKVFAWKDDYQSRISNQMRRLGASYDFSREAFTMDPVRSKAVTEAFCKLHEDGIIYRANRLVNWCCKLSTALSNIEVDQKQLNGRTLMNVPGYPANERIEFGVIFSFSYQIEGSDEKIVVATTRPETMLGDTAVAVHPDDSRYKHLHGKNVIHPFVPGRKVPIVADSIIVDMEFGTGAVKITPAHDPNDYEVGKRHDLEFINILNEDGTLNENCGEFAGMKRFSARRAVVDKLKEIGSYIETKDNPMTVPICSRSGDIIEPLMKPQWWVNCKPLADKVIERVRAGDMTITPAVSEKEFFRWMENIQDWCISRQLWWGHRCPVYFVNIEGELQDRSDDKYWISGRTLQQAQERAAKLAGGKKFTLEQDDDVLDTWFSSGLWPFSIMGWPEKTDDFKHFYPSSMLETGWDILFFWVAKMCMLGVYLTGTLPFKEVFCHAMVRDAHGRKMSKSLGNVIDPLDVIEGISLDGLHGRLQEGNLDDKEIAKAAQGQKKDFPKGIPQCGTDALRFALCAYTSAGRDINLDILRVEGYRKFCNKLWNATKFALLKLEPIASFQPASSDERSGNESLVEKWILHKLNAAAKTVNENLKERNFMAATSAVYNFWLYELCDVYIEAIKPITDAGAADAQARASAQQTLYTCLDAGLKLLHPFMPFVTEELWQRLPRRSGEKADSIALATYPVYMAGRDDMPAEVAFEEVFAAVRAIRGMCTDYNLLKDVQVFLETADSDFSSTLNESSAVVATLVKGCTRVSVVSSAADVPKGCAVSSISSRLNAHVLIRGLVNIDQELAKLDKKLTLNQVGLDKVGAAMNKPQEWERMPEDVKESTKEKLKALQAERSAMEAAKRQFESIRDD; encoded by the coding sequence ATGTCGTCTGCtacaccaacaccaactGCTGCCGCgcctgagcagcagcaacagccatCTGGCTCGTCCCAGAATGACGCCAccgctgctactgctgctgctgctgacgtTGCTGCCTCCCCGTCCGCAGATACTCCTCTCGGCCCAGACGGTCAGCCTCTCACAAAAAGTGCGATGAAGAAactcgccaagctcaaagaGAAGGAGGCCAAACAAGCGGCCAAAGACGCTCTTAAAAGCGATAAGCCCGCACAGAACGCCGCCGGCTCGGGTgcagccaagaaggagaagcCCAAGAAGGAAGTCAAACAGGAGCCCGAATGGGTCAACAACACTGTCCCTGGCGAGAAAAAGGATCTCTCCGGTCCCATGGAGAGCGGATACAACCCGCTTCACGTCGAACAGAGCTGGTACCAATGGTGGGAGAAGAGCAACCACTTCAAGCCCGCAGAGCCCACCGAGTCGGATCCATACGACCCCGAGAAGACGTTTATTATCCCTGCACCTCCCCCCAACGTTACCGGCTCGCTTCACATCGGTCACGCCCTtaccatctcgatccagGATACCTTGATCCGATGGTACCGCATGAACGGCTACAGGACGCTCTTCAACCCTGGCTATGACCACGCCGGTATCGCCACCCAGAGCGTCGTCGAGAAGCGTCTCGCAAAGACCGAAGGCAAGTCGCGCCACGACTATGGCCGTGAAAAGTTCCTCGAGAAAGTCTTTGCCTGGAAGGACGATTACCAGTCGCGCATCTCGAATCAAATGCGTCGTCTCGGCGCCTCGTACGACTTCTCCCGAGAAGCCTTTACCATGGACCCAGTGCGCTCCAAGGCGGTTACCGAAGCCTTTTGCAAGCTCCACGAGGACGGCATCATCTACCGAGCCAACCGTCTGGTCAACTGGTGCTGCAAGCTCAGTACCGCCCTTTCCAACATCGAGGTCGAccagaagcagctcaacgGTCGTACGTTGATGAACGTGCCTGGCTACCCTGCCaatgagcgcatcgagtTCGGTGTCATTTTCAGCTTCTCGTACCAGATCGAAGGCAGCGACGAGAAGATCGTTGTGGCTACCACCCGTCCCGAGACCATGCTTGGTGATACCGCCGTCGCTGTCCACCCGGACGATTCGAGGTACAAGCACCTGCACGGCAAGAACGTCATTCACCCGTTCGTCCCCGGTCGAAAGGTCCCCATCGTCGCTGATTCGATCATCGTCGACATGGAGTTTGGAACCGGTGCTGTCAAGATCACGCCTGCTCACGACCCCAACGATTACGAGGTCGGCAAGCGCCATGATCTCGAGTTCATCAACATTCTCAACGAGGACGGTACCCTCAATGAAAACTGCGGCGAGTTTGCCGGCATGAAGCGCTTCTCTGCGCGTCGCGCCGTGgttgacaagctcaaggagaTCGGCAGCTACATTGAGACCAAGGATAATCCTATGACGGTACCCATTTGCTCGCGTTCCGGCGACATCATCGAGCCCCTCATGAAGCCTCAGTGGTGGGTCAACTGCAAGCCTCTCGCAGACAAGGTCATTGAGCGTGTGCGTGCCGGTGACATGACCATCACCCCCGCCGTTTCCGAAAAGGAATTCTTCCGATGGATGGAAAACATCCAGGACTGGTGCATCTCGCGTCAGCTCTGGTGGGGTCACCGATGCCCTGTCTACTTTGTCAACATCGAGGGCGAGTTGCAAGACcgcagcgacgacaagTACTGGATCTCGGGCAGGACGCTCCAACAGGCGCAGGAGCgtgctgccaagcttgccgGCGGCAAGAAATTtacgctcgagcaggacGATGACGTTCTCGACACCTGGTTCAGCTCGGGTCTCTGGCCTTTCTCGATCATGGGCTGGCCGGAGAAGACGGATGATTTCAAGCACTTCTACCCATCTTCGATGCTTGAGACTGGTTGGGACATTTTGTTCTTCTGGGTGGCCAAGATGTGCATGCTCGGTGTGTATCTGACTGGCACTTTGCCTTTCAAGGAGGTGTTCTGTCATGCCATGGTGCGCGACGCGCATGGACGTAAGATGTCGAAATCGCTCGGCAACGTCATCGACCCACTCGACGTGATCGAGGGTATCTCGCTCGATGGGCTGCACGGCAGGCTTCAGGAGGGTAACCTCGACGACAAGGAGATCGCCAAGGCGGCGCAGGGTCAGAAGAAAGATTTCCCCAAGGGTATTCCTCAGTGCGGTACCGATGCTCTTCGTTTCGCTCTCTGCGCCTACACCAGCGCCGGTCGTGACATCAACCTTGATATCCTTCGCGTCGAAGGATACCGCAAGTTTTGCAACAAATTGTGGAACGCCACCAAGTTTGCGCttctcaagctcgagcccATTGCCTCGTTCCAGCCCGCTTCGAGTGACGAGCGTTCCGGGAACGAGTCGTTGGTCGAAAAGTGGATCTTGCACAAGCTCAACGCGGCCGCCAAGACTGTTAACGAGAATCTAAAGGAGCGAAACTTTATGGctgccacctcggctgTCTACAACTTCTGGCTGTACGAGCTGTGCGATGTGTACATCGAAGCGATCAAGCCTATCACGGACGCCGGGGCTGCTGACGCCCAGGCTCGGGCTAGCGCGCAGCAGACGCTGTACACGTGTCTCGATGCTGGACTGAAGCTTTTGCACCCATTCATGCCGTTTGTCACCGAGGAGTTGTGGCAGCGATTGCCGCGTCGTTCGGGCGAAAAGGCTGATAGTATTGCTCTCGCTACTTACCCAGTCTACATGGCTGGTCGAGACGACATGCCTGCCGAGGTGGCATTTGAGGAGGTGTTTGCGGCGGTTCGAGCGATCCGTGGAATGTGCACGGATTACAACTTGCTCAAAGATGTGCAGGTATTCCTCGAAACGGCCGATTCTGACTTTTCTTCGACTCTCAACGAGTCGTCGGCGGTGGTTGCTACGCTCGTCAAAGGCTGCACGCGCGTCAGCGTGGTTTCGTCGGCCGCTGACGTTCCCAAAGGTTGTGCAGTatcctcgatctcgtcgcgCCTTAATGCGCACGTTCTGATCCGAGGTCTGGTCAACATCGACCAGGAGCTGGCGAAATTGGACAAGAAACTCACGCTCAACCAGGTCGGTCTGGACAAGGTCGGCGCCGCAATGAACAAGCCTCAGGAATGGGAGAGGATGCCCGAGGACGTCAAGGAGAGTACGAAggagaagctcaaggcTTTGCAAGCTGAAAGATCCGCCATGGAGGCTGCTAAGCGTCAGTTTGAAAGTATCAGGGACGACTAG